The Chloroflexota bacterium genome includes a region encoding these proteins:
- a CDS encoding AAA family ATPase, giving the protein MAARTTSPFVEKEYDELDRRIDGFLGKLGAIFRIVVVLAAIGGFLYFVFLPNLDTWGPILGFVFTILFQLFFAVFFIIIQFVAMFWFLGRTRIYWIMPGETGVGFKDYKGNPEIIELAERVVTLLRGVKGFKEMGGQVHRGMLLAGPPGTGKSYLAQCIASEAGIPFAYASSPSFQSMFMGIGNIKVMMLYSKARKMAKKYGACIIFMDEIDAIGMARAGQGPGAMMGGFMGMGGGSGLLNELLMQMDPPPTDQGWRAKLLRKFGWRTAKAEMPPVFTMGATNLVNTLDPALLRPGRFDWKIQVERPSYEGRLEVLDYYLAKVKSVPGLPVERIATEMITPEGQGYSPVEIKFVVNEAVVHAHFDNRDAITYADVRHAMETREYGLRQRISGRTFEDKRRVAYHEAGHAIAMLRLYTRKRLDRLTLMQYGELRGAEGVAFDKAKEEIHITTKEELLIDIQIYLASKAAEIVFLGTETNGMGGDLPGASYRALQYVRCGMGGQLFTLWNEQPTPHERQQAERVMQQQFQSARQLVEKNKPHVHAIVEALLEKEELLGEEVEEIVARVDAEVGRTSGRIVDLPTPALPAPTPEVQEQRPAPTQVGTAAASVRYAGARRPSEERAQQEQRDRSEHGGVAYREPSSPPPPAPPAQSSNQGPASDSEPSRG; this is encoded by the coding sequence ACGGCTTTCTCGGAAAGCTCGGGGCGATCTTCCGCATCGTCGTCGTCCTGGCAGCCATTGGCGGCTTCCTCTACTTCGTCTTCCTCCCGAACCTCGACACCTGGGGTCCGATCCTCGGGTTTGTCTTCACCATCCTGTTCCAGCTCTTCTTCGCCGTCTTCTTCATCATCATCCAGTTCGTCGCGATGTTCTGGTTCCTGGGACGGACGCGCATCTACTGGATCATGCCGGGCGAGACGGGCGTCGGCTTCAAGGACTACAAGGGCAACCCTGAGATCATCGAGCTGGCCGAGCGCGTCGTGACGCTGCTGCGCGGCGTCAAGGGCTTCAAGGAGATGGGCGGCCAGGTTCACCGGGGCATGCTGCTGGCAGGCCCTCCTGGCACGGGCAAGTCGTACCTGGCGCAGTGCATCGCCAGCGAGGCCGGCATCCCGTTCGCCTACGCGTCCTCGCCCAGCTTCCAGAGCATGTTCATGGGCATCGGCAACATCAAGGTGATGATGCTGTACAGCAAGGCCCGCAAGATGGCCAAGAAGTACGGCGCGTGCATCATCTTCATGGACGAGATCGACGCCATCGGTATGGCACGCGCGGGCCAGGGGCCGGGCGCGATGATGGGCGGTTTCATGGGGATGGGAGGCGGCTCGGGCCTGCTGAACGAGCTGCTGATGCAGATGGACCCCCCGCCGACAGACCAGGGCTGGCGGGCCAAGCTGCTCCGCAAGTTCGGGTGGCGGACGGCGAAGGCTGAGATGCCACCGGTCTTCACGATGGGCGCGACGAACCTCGTCAACACGCTGGATCCGGCCCTGCTGCGGCCAGGGCGGTTCGACTGGAAGATCCAGGTCGAGCGGCCGAGCTACGAGGGCCGCCTCGAAGTGCTCGACTACTACCTCGCCAAGGTCAAGAGCGTGCCGGGCCTGCCGGTCGAGCGAATCGCCACCGAGATGATCACGCCCGAGGGCCAGGGCTACAGCCCGGTCGAGATCAAGTTCGTGGTCAACGAGGCGGTGGTGCATGCGCACTTCGACAACCGCGACGCGATCACCTACGCCGATGTCCGCCACGCGATGGAGACCCGCGAGTACGGCCTGCGCCAGCGGATCTCCGGGCGGACCTTCGAGGACAAGCGGCGCGTCGCCTACCACGAGGCCGGGCACGCCATCGCGATGCTGCGGCTCTACACCCGCAAGCGGCTGGATCGGCTGACGCTGATGCAGTACGGCGAGCTGCGTGGGGCGGAGGGTGTGGCCTTCGACAAGGCGAAGGAAGAGATCCACATCACGACCAAGGAAGAGCTGCTGATCGACATCCAGATCTACCTCGCCAGCAAGGCGGCGGAGATCGTCTTCCTCGGCACCGAGACGAACGGCATGGGCGGCGATCTGCCGGGCGCGAGCTATCGGGCGCTCCAGTACGTCCGCTGCGGCATGGGTGGCCAGTTGTTCACGCTCTGGAACGAGCAGCCGACCCCCCACGAGCGGCAGCAGGCCGAGCGGGTGATGCAGCAGCAGTTCCAGTCGGCCCGGCAGCTGGTCGAGAAGAACAAGCCGCACGTCCACGCCATCGTGGAAGCGCTGCTGGAGAAGGAAGAGCTGCTCGGCGAAGAGGTCGAGGAGATCGTTGCGCGGGTCGACGCCGAGGTTGGCCGGACCAGCGGCCGGATCGTCGATCTGCCGACGCCGGCGCTGCCGGCTCCCACGCCCGAGGTGCAGGAGCAGCGCCCGGCCCCGACCCAGGTCGGCACGGCCGCGGCGTCGGTGCGCTACGCTGGGGCGCGCCGCCCATCCGAGGAGCGGGCGCAGCAGGAGCAGCGGGATCGTTCCGAGCATGGCGGCGTCGCCTACCGCGAGCCGTCCTCGCCGCCGCCGCCAGCTCCTCCGGCCCAGTCGAGCAACCAGGGTCCAGCCTCGGACAGCGAGCCGTCGAGGGGTTAG